From the Mus pahari unplaced genomic scaffold, PAHARI_EIJ_v1.1 scaffold_13461_1, whole genome shotgun sequence genome, the window TCGCCTGAAAGGTTCAATTCCATTTTCTTATCCAGATACACTCAGTCAGTTGTGATTCTGATTCTTCTTATCGCATCCTCTAGAGTTCTTTCAGTTATCCATGCCCAGGACCGTAAAGCTCACCTGACAAGCACATTCTACCTTTCTGGCTTTGTGTTCTTGAGGTCTACTTTTCCATTTGCCAGAATTTCATTCATCTATTTGGGACCCTTACTCATGTGTCACTTTTATCAAAAAGCAGTAGCTGGTCCTGTCTGAGAAAGCAACTCAGGACTCATAGCCTTTGTTTATAGTCAGCCACAATTGCTATGTCCAAGGTGTACATTGCTCCAGGGAGTCATATTTTCTTGTTAGAAACTGACTGAaaagaagccccttggtcttgcaaactttatatgacccagcacaggggaaggccagggccaagaagtgggagtgggtgggtagggaagcagggccgggggagggtatggggaactttctggatagcatttgaaatgtaaataaagaaaatatcaaataataataataaaaaaagaagcaatagaccagcactcgggaggcagtggcaggtggatttctgagtttgaggccagcctggtctacaaagtgagttccaggacagccagggctacacagagaaaccctgtctggaaaaaaaaaaaaaaaaaaaaaaaaaaaaaaaaagcaatacaatGGAATGCAATGCATCAACTCATGGTGTGCACTATAGAGTGTTCTTTCCTGGTTACTAATCACTCCTATCCTCTGGGAACTGAAGGAGGAGCTCTTGGAGGGCATGGAATAGAGAAAAGTCAAGCACTAGTCCGCTTGGCTTCCAGCCCTGGCTTCCTCTGATTTGTCCTGAGTATTTGGACCATCACAGGTGTGATCTTTCAACTCTTTGAAAGTGGctgtctttcattatttcttcttcttttctttaaaagtgttggttgtgtgtttgtatgatttGTGTGCATGGGTGAGTGTGAGTGTTCCTGTGCCATGGCATACTCAAGAAGATCAAAGGATATTTTCAAGTGTTGGCCTTTCCCTTCTATTCACTTAAGGAGGACATCTGGAATTGTTCCTCACTGCGTACACAGAGTGAGCTTGCCCAATAGGTTTTGCAGAGATTTCTATGCCTGCCTACTGTCTCACTGTAGAAGAACAAGCATCATTAAAGTGTGCTACTATTTCCGgctttacgtgggttctggggattcaaatcTAAGTCCTCAATTCTGCACAGTAAGTAGTACACACACTAAGGTAACTCTCCAgaccctccttttctttttatgtcaaTGCATAGAAAGAAACTCATAAAATCTCAGTAATGGTACTTTGAAAGGCTAATATAAGAAATTAGCTGTACTTTCCTGATTTTGAGGATAGATTTTAGGCAGGACACAATAACACATGGAGATGCTTGTAAGAAGTTTATTTGACAGACTACAATGGATATTCCAGTCAATTGTACTAGGAGAAAATGATAATGGTTTTGAAAGACTCATAAGAATCCTTTGTTAATTCATGTACACAGTACGATAAGTGAGGTACCGGTTTCCTGTGATGGGCACCACTGCCATATCATAAGGGCAGATATTCCATTCATTAACAATGTCAACCACTATTGCAAATGTTAGAGTTTCTgtaagaaatcaaaacaaaagtcaTCTCTCAGACACTCTAGGATTCACTGATTTTCCTGTAGGACCAGTTATGTCCTTCCAGGGATAGTTTCCCTGAGACATTTGCAAGTCACTCCTTTTATCCATCCTTTCTCACACTATGCTTTCTATAGCTTTAGATCCCAAAATGCTCCTCATACGCTGTCTTTCCATCTATCATTTTGCTTTTCCTTGCTTCCAACTGGAAGTTTTGCAGccatgtttatgtttttaattttccctctttGGCAAGTAGTTCTTTTTACTTACCTATGACTTCAAAATCCCAGAAAAGGGTGATATTAAAATCAATGCAGAGGCAATGGGTTTGTGCATAGTTGAAGGCACCTTCCATTGGTACACTACTTACAAGGTAAGCTTTGACCTGGTTGGGAGAGAAAGCCCACTGTTAATACACCAAAGGTAAATATAAGGCAATATAAGACAGGAAATAGCTGAGACGTGGCCTAGGAATGCAGACACAGTTCATTCACCATTGTATTATCATTCTACATGCTAATTTTTTAGGCCTTCTCTCTTCACACCATTATACTTAGCCCAGAAGTCTGAGTCTGAGATTGAGGAGGATGTAAGTGATTCCATTTGGCAAGGAGGTTCATCCTATTGTGTCTGTCTCCTAAGGGAAGGCTTGACCTTGGTACCAGCTAGAGTCTTGGAAATGACTCATGTGAACTTTTACTATGTGACCCAATGAATAGCCTTCCAGATGTTTGAGTGTTGATTCCAGGACAAGGCTTTGTGAGAATAATGGTCAGGCCCCTGACTCAGCCAATTCTAACTCCATCACAGTTGAATTATTCTCTCACTTTTATCAATTCCAACCAAAAGATTAAAAGTTACTCTCTCTATCCATGTCTGGCCATTATTTGATAAGTAAATTTTTTGAAGGacaatttctttactttttaaagttgagAGTGCCTGTTACCTTCAGATATCACATATTAATATGTATgttaatacattatattttatataactatatataatatgaaatatgtaatacacacacacacacacacactcctgtttcctgtttctggcaTCTAACTTAGGAGTTTTGTTCTAGGGGTATGTCTACCCAGATGGACATGTGAATAGAACAAAAACtgatgagaaaaatacatttaaatgagaTTCAACCTTTCATCATAATTACAATTATGCAATGCAGTAAACCAGGAATAGATATGATCTTTACTACAAACTGCATGAATGCATTTCATATCAAGTTTTAAACTCAATTGTTTTGAAATGTTGCCTGCATTCATCTTTACCTTGAATATATGGTCAGTATCAGGGTGATGGTATGATTAGGGCCTAGGACATATCCCATGTATATACATTTCTGATGCTTTCTCCCATATCTAGCAAATTTATACTGAATAATTATTATTcagaaaggcaaaaggcaaacagGTCCAGTTTAAGGTCTTaatggagaagaagaaacaaatcccTCACATTCTCCTCACATCCCTGCTCCAAACTATGGTTGCTGGATATTAATTTGAGAACCTTGTTCCCAAGCCCTCACCAATATCCATTAATACTCAGGGGGATTCCGGAGGATGCACTATCAGTACTCCATGAGCTCTTCGTCTTCTTCTACTTATTTCTATCTTGgatacatttcattttctttctcactctttttCTTCCTAGACTGTTGTGGAccagggtttcttctctgtgaaatgggaatGATCATCTGCTCCAAGTTCTCAACATTGTTGTGACATTCATATAACAAGACACATATGAATATGTTAACTTTGTCATGCGGTATTTGCAGAAGAGATTGATTCAATTATATTCTTAACTCCAGGTTTTGCCTTGGGTTTACTGTCCATCTATCTACTTACCACCATACATTCTTCATATTGTGTTTGAAGTCTAAGTTTCACACTGATTTCCTGATTTGCCTCTGCAGTTGATGGAACGTGTAGGTCAAACAAAACTGGCTTTCGGACagttctgggaagaaaaaaatagggcACAGAGATCAGAGACCTGATTATAGGAGAAAGCACTATTCTAACATGGGGCAAAGGGACAAAATAAAGGTAGGAATAATATAGCCTGACTCAATTCCTAAGCAGCAGCATCCCCAGgaatttttgtggttttgaatggtttttttttctttgtttagttaaGCAATGGACATGTTTAAAATGAAGCATCCTTTTTCCAAgttaaaaatgacaaattttaaaagaaaagattatctACTATTACATGCTATTTCTTAATACCCTACAGCAAGTTGTGCTTATGTTATATGTCAGGTgatcttttcacaggggtcacctaagatcaccaaaaacaaaacaaaacaaaacaaaacaaaacaaactccacatatattcacattattattcataagagtagcaaaattatgaagAAGTAGTGTAAATCTTACCAAAACATGAAGAACTGTTTGCAAACCACTGCCCTACAGTTTGTTAGCTCCTTGTCCCTGACTGGAACACTAGAGTCAAATCTTCCTTATGAAAGCTTTCATACCCACAGAATCAAGTAAACAACCCTGTCCAGGAGGATTTCATAGATCTTCCTCTAAGATCACCCCTTATGATTACTAGATAGGACCCAGGAATGTGGACCTATttagtaaaacaaagaaattgcACATGTTGTAATTGTCAACACAGCACAGTTGGGGAAAAGTACATTAGATAAAAGCAAAGAGCAAGTCGTCCTCTTTAATCTACACTGCCTGCTCTGGGCCTAGAGGATCAACCAAAGAACCCAACTAGTGTCCTTTGGTGTTTTGTGTGATAGAAAAGAATTCTTAGAGAACATTATTCATACATTTTCCTGGGGCTGAACATGTTAGATTTCAATACTGGCAGCAG encodes:
- the LOC110315705 gene encoding prolactin-inducible protein homolog; its protein translation is MQGLSFTFSAAILFLFLCLQLGIIESQDNETVRKPVLFDLHVPSTAEANQEISVKLRLQTQYEECMVVKAYLVSSVPMEGAFNYAQTHCLCIDFNITLFWDFEVIETLTFAIVVDIVNEWNICPYDMAVVPITGNRYLTYRTVYMN